A window from Drosophila kikkawai strain 14028-0561.14 chromosome 2L, DkikHiC1v2, whole genome shotgun sequence encodes these proteins:
- the Yeti gene encoding craniofacial development protein 1 gives MNQSNHTSDSESDEDYCVDGDNAALGSSDDTDGSGSEEPEESSHKYSKQRGDKCKPKNDHIDDVNISAPRHTRGSAASETIIRSSEKEELQSDEEADKTRSDTLWADFLCDVGSKSITKTETKSNEATGKTAIHINSDAHELPHTSTEQASDGSEKPLGLKKKYTNARVFAPKRPVESNSVSAVLNRFTKKKKMSVLEKSKVDWKDFKNDEGIDEELRTHNKGKDGYLERQDFLQRTDLRQFEIEKTMRLSSRQN, from the exons ATGAACCAAAGCAACCACACATCCGACAGCGAAAGCGATGAGGATTATTGTGTTGATGGTGATAATGCGGCTCTGGGCAGCAGTGATGATACAGACGGCAGCGGCAGTGAGGAACCGGAAGAATCGAGTcacaaatattcaaaacaaCGCGGGGATAAGTGTAAACCAAAGAATGATCATATTGATGATGTTAATATATCAGCTCCGCGACATACACGAGGATCGGCAGCTTCTGAAACTATCATTAGGTCATCCGAAAAGGAAGAGTTACAGTCGGACGAAGAGGCCGACAAAACTCGATCTGACACATTGTGGGCCGATTTTCTCTGCGATGTTGGTTCAAAAAGTATAACTAAGACGGAAACAAAATCTAATGAAGCGACTGGCAAAACTGCTATCCATATTAATTCCGACGCACATGAACTTCCTCATACATCAACAGAACAAGCCTCGGATGGTTCCGAAAAGCCAttgggcttaaaaaaaaagtacacaaATGCAAGAGTCTTTGCTCCCAAGCGACCGGTTGAGAGCAACAGTGTCAGCGCAGTCTTAAATcggtttacaaaaaaaaagaaaatgtctGTGCTGGAAAAATCTAAGGTGGATTGGAAGGACTTTAAAAATGACGAAGGTATAGACGAAGAACTTCGCACCCACAACAAGGGGAAAGATGG ATATTTAGAACGTCAAGATTTTTTGCAGAGAACCGATTTGCGACAGTTTGAAATAGAGAAAACAATGCGGCTTTCCAGCCGACAAAACTGA